One window of Oryza brachyantha chromosome 12, ObraRS2, whole genome shotgun sequence genomic DNA carries:
- the LOC121055953 gene encoding late embryogenesis abundant protein 47-like: MSEEHEYAQAQTVRRPGDVYPSSAADRHSALSAAAAASPHDGALHVTQADLPAGKRLVTATAAGQVMAQFTLPVPGTEVAEETDAVTIGEALEAAASAGGRPVDLADAAALQAAETRATGMPGPVPGGVAATAQQAAAANMRRPHDDHGGGDRNATTLSDVVGSAEAALPADKVATREDADRVAATAAWNARRHGGGGGGGKGVAEAVAAAAEMNEGRMP, encoded by the exons ATGAGCGAGGAGCACGAGTACGCCCAGGCGCAGACCGTCCGCCGCCCCGGCGACGTCtacccctcctccgccgccgaccgccacAGCGCTctctctgccgccgccgcggcgtcgcctCACGATGGCGCCCTCCATGTCACCCAGGCCGACCTCCCCGCCGGCAAGCGCCTcgtcaccgccaccgccgccggacaG GTGATGGCTCAGTTCACCCTGCCGGTGCCGGGCACAGAGGTGGCGGAGGAGACCGACGCGGTCACCATCGGCGAGgcgctggaggcggcggcctcggcgggaGGCAGGCCCGTCGACCttgccgacgcggcggcgctgcaggCCGCCGAGACGCGCGCCACTGGGATGCCCGGGCCCGTccccggcggcgtggcggccacggcgcagcaggccgccgcggcgaacATGAGGCGCCCCCATGACGACCACGGCGGGGGGGACAGGAACGCCACCACGCTCAGCGACGTGGTCGGCAGCGCCGAGGCGGCGCTCCCGGCCGACAAGGTGGCCACCAGGGAGGACGCCGACAGGGTGGCGGCCACCGCAGCGTGGAACGCCAggaggcacggcggcggcggcggcggcgggaagggCGTCGCCgaggcggtggccgccgcggccgagaTGAACGAGGGCAGGATGCCTTAA
- the LOC102700584 gene encoding phytoene synthase 2, chloroplastic-like, whose amino-acid sequence MAAPSASPAAWTTTTTTHRGGCLRVHALFLRRHHTHLHQRRRRGAVRLVAAAAGLVAATTAPRRTAAEEAVYEVVLRQAALVEEASRGPGSTRRRWAEEDGAGTGIPGWGLLADAYDRCGEVCAEYAKTFYLGTQLMTPERRKAVWAIYVWCRRTDELVDGPNSSYITPKALDRWEKRLEDLFEGRPYDMYDAALADTVSKFPVDIQPFKDMIEGMRLDLWKSRYRSFDELYLYCYYVAGTVGLMTVPVMGIAPDSKASAESVYNAALALGIANQLTNILRDVGEDSRRGRIYLPLDELAEAGLTEDDIFRGKVTDKWRKFMKGQIQRARLFFDEAEKGVAHLDSASRWPVLASLWLYRQILDAIEANDYNNFTKRAYVNKAKKLLSLPVAYARAAVAS is encoded by the exons ATGGCTGCACcctccgcgtcgcccgcggcctggacgacgacgacaacgacgcACCGCGGCGGCTGCCTCAGGGTGCACGCCCTCTTCCTGCGCCGCCACCACACCCACCTCCACCAGCGGCGCCGGAGGGGCGCcgtccgcctcgtcgccgccgccgcgggcctGGTGGCCGCGACcacggcgccgaggaggacggcggcggaggaggccgtcTACGAGGTGGTGCTGCGGCAGGCGGCGCTGGTGGAGGAGGCCTCCAGGGGGCCGGGAtccacgcggcggcggtgggcggaggaggacggcgccggcacTGGCATCCCCGGCTggggcctcctcgccgacgcctaCGACCGCTGCGGCGAGGTCTGCGCCGAGTACGCCAAGACCTTCTACCTAG GTACTCAGCTTATGACTCCTGAAAGGCGCAAAGCTGTCTGGGCAATCTATG TATGGTGCAGAAGAACTGATGAACTAGTAGATGGCCCTAACTCGTCTTACATTACACCAAAGGCACTTGATCGATGGGAAAAGCGATTAGAAGATCTCTTTGAGGGAAGGCCATATGATATGTATGATGCAGCCCTTGCGGACACGGTGTCAAAATTTCCAGTAGATATCCAG CCATTCAAAGACATGATTGAAGGAATGAGGCTTGACCTGTGGAAATCAAGGTACAGAAGCTTTGATGAGCTCTACCTCTACTGCTACTACGTCGCTGGCACAGTTGGTCTCATGACAGTACCGGTGATGGGGATTGCCCCAGACTCGAAGGCCTCAGCTGAGAGTGTGTACAATGCTGCACTAGCTCTTGGGATCGCCAACCAGCTTACAAATATTCTCAGAGACGTAGGCGAAGA CTCAAGGAGGGGAAGAATATACCTTCCATTGGATGAATTGGCAGAAGCAGGTCTGACAGAAGATGACATATTCAGAGGGAAAGTGACTGATAAATGGAGGAAGTTTATGAAGGGACAAATTCAGCGTGCCAGGTTATTCTTTGATGAGGCTGAGAAGGGCGTTGCGCATCTAGACTCTGCGAGCAGATGGCCG GTTCTGGCATCTTTGTGGCTGTACAGGCAGATCCTCGACGCAATTGAAGCAAACGActacaacaacttcaccaagCGCGCGTATGTAAACAAGGCAAAGAAGCTACTGTCTTTACCGGTTGCATATGCAAGAGCAGCTGTTGCATCATGA